The Xenorhabdus doucetiae genome has a window encoding:
- the ppk1 gene encoding polyphosphate kinase 1 encodes MSHDRLYTDKELSWLSFNERVLQEAADKSNPLIERMRFLGIYSNNLDEFYKVRFADVKRRILISEEQGSATAARQLLRKIQAKVAKTDQEFDALYNDLLLEMARNQIFLINERQISPNQQIWLRQYFRQHLRPHITPIVINSETNLVEFLKDDYTYLAVEIIRGQETQYALLEIPSDKVPRFVNLPPEMPKKRKSMILIDNILRYTLDEIFKGFFDYDTLNVYSMKMTRDSEYDLATEMESSLLELMSSTLKQRLTAEPVRFVYQRDMPDEMVELLRSKLGLSNDDSVIAGGRYHNFRDFIKFPNEGNRNLLNKPIPRLRHTWFDHFRNGFDAIREKDVLLYYPYHTFEHVLELLRQASFDPSVLSIKINIYRVAKDSRIIDSMIHAAHNGKKVTVVVELQARFDEAANIHWAKRLTEAGVHVIFSAPGLKIHAKLFIISRLEGEEIIRYAHIGTGNFNEKTARLYTDYSLLTAKPEVTNEVRRVFNFIENPYRPVMFDNLMVSPQNSRAMLNRLITQEIEHAQAGELAGITLKINNLVDRELVNRLYDASEAGVKIRILVRGMCSLVPNQPGFSENIQVTSIVDRFLEHDRVYVFTNKGNEKVFLSSADWMTRNIDYRIEVAVCLLDPMLKQQVMDILELQFSDTVKARYIDKELSNRYVPRGNKRKIRAQLAVYDYLKNLEQPEPRA; translated from the coding sequence ATGTCCCACGATCGTCTTTATACCGATAAAGAACTTAGCTGGCTCTCTTTCAACGAGCGTGTACTTCAGGAAGCCGCTGACAAAAGTAACCCGCTGATTGAAAGAATGCGGTTTTTAGGGATCTACTCCAATAATTTGGACGAGTTTTATAAAGTTCGCTTTGCCGATGTCAAGCGACGCATTCTTATCAGTGAAGAGCAAGGTTCAGCCACGGCTGCCCGCCAATTATTGCGAAAGATTCAAGCCAAGGTAGCCAAAACCGATCAAGAGTTTGATGCTCTGTATAACGATTTGCTGCTGGAAATGGCACGTAACCAAATTTTCTTGATTAACGAACGGCAGATATCCCCGAATCAACAAATCTGGCTGCGGCAATATTTTCGCCAGCATTTGCGGCCACACATCACGCCAATCGTCATCAATTCAGAGACCAATTTGGTTGAGTTTCTCAAAGATGATTATACCTATTTGGCCGTTGAAATTATCCGGGGGCAAGAAACGCAATATGCTTTGTTAGAGATTCCATCTGATAAAGTCCCGCGTTTTGTCAACCTGCCCCCGGAGATGCCAAAAAAACGCAAATCAATGATATTGATTGATAATATTCTGCGCTACACACTGGATGAAATTTTCAAGGGGTTCTTCGATTACGATACCCTGAACGTCTATTCGATGAAAATGACCCGTGATTCCGAATATGATCTGGCAACCGAGATGGAATCCAGCCTGCTGGAACTGATGTCTTCCACGCTGAAACAGCGGCTGACCGCGGAGCCGGTGCGATTTGTCTATCAGCGTGATATGCCGGATGAAATGGTGGAACTGCTGCGCAGCAAACTGGGGCTGTCCAACGATGACTCGGTGATTGCAGGCGGCCGTTATCATAACTTTAGGGATTTCATCAAGTTCCCCAATGAAGGTAATCGCAACCTGCTGAATAAACCCATACCGCGGCTGCGCCACACGTGGTTCGACCATTTCCGCAACGGGTTCGACGCCATCCGTGAAAAAGATGTCCTGCTTTATTACCCTTATCACACCTTCGAACATGTGCTGGAATTGCTGCGTCAGGCGTCTTTCGATCCCAGTGTGCTCTCCATCAAGATTAATATCTACCGTGTCGCCAAAGACTCACGCATTATCGACTCGATGATCCATGCAGCGCACAATGGCAAGAAAGTGACTGTGGTGGTGGAGTTGCAGGCACGCTTTGACGAAGCCGCCAATATCCATTGGGCAAAACGCCTCACTGAAGCGGGTGTCCATGTTATTTTCTCCGCGCCCGGCCTGAAAATTCACGCCAAGCTCTTCATCATTTCGCGGCTGGAAGGAGAAGAGATTATCCGTTACGCCCATATTGGCACGGGGAATTTCAACGAAAAAACCGCGCGCCTCTATACCGACTATTCGCTGCTGACGGCCAAACCCGAAGTCACCAATGAGGTGCGCCGGGTATTTAACTTTATTGAAAACCCTTACCGGCCGGTCATGTTTGATAATTTAATGGTCTCACCGCAAAATTCACGCGCTATGCTTAACCGGCTGATTACTCAGGAAATTGAGCATGCACAAGCCGGTGAATTGGCGGGGATCACCCTGAAAATCAATAACCTGGTAGACAGGGAGCTGGTCAATCGCTTGTATGATGCCTCGGAAGCCGGTGTCAAGATCCGCATTCTTGTACGAGGCATGTGCTCTTTGGTGCCTAATCAGCCCGGCTTTAGTGAAAACATTCAAGTCACCAGTATTGTGGATCGCTTTCTGGAACACGATCGCGTTTATGTTTTCACCAACAAAGGCAATGAAAAAGTGTTCCTTTCTTCGGCCGACTGGATGACCCGCAATATTGACTACCGCATTGAAGTGGCGGTTTGCCTGCTCGATCCGATGCTAAAACAACAGGTTATGGATATCCTCGAACTCCAATTCAGTGATACCGTCAAAGCACGCTATATTGATAAGGAATTGAGCAATCGCTATGTTCCACGGGGAAATAAGCGTAAAATCCGCGCGCAACTTGCTGTTTATGATTATTTAAAGAACCTCGAACAACCGGAACCAAGAGCCTGA
- the speG gene encoding spermidine N1-acetyltransferase, whose translation MSSGSENPSVNLRPLEREDLPFVHQIDNNASVMRYWFEEPYEAFVELCDLYDKHIHDQSERRFIIESLNSKVGLVELVEIDYVHRRAEFQIIIAPAYQGQGYATVAAKLAMEYAFAVLNLYKLYLIVDKENSKAIHIYSKLGFHTEGELIDEFFVNGSYHTAIRMCTFQHHYFANKFCQ comes from the coding sequence ATGTCCAGTGGTTCAGAAAATCCATCCGTCAATTTACGCCCCCTTGAACGGGAAGATCTGCCTTTTGTTCACCAAATCGATAATAACGCCAGTGTTATGCGCTACTGGTTTGAAGAGCCTTATGAAGCCTTTGTTGAATTATGCGACCTCTATGACAAGCATATCCATGACCAAAGTGAGCGCCGTTTTATCATCGAAAGCCTGAACTCCAAAGTGGGTTTGGTGGAATTAGTTGAAATTGATTATGTCCACCGTCGGGCAGAATTCCAGATTATCATCGCCCCAGCCTATCAAGGGCAAGGTTATGCCACCGTGGCGGCCAAACTTGCCATGGAATACGCTTTTGCTGTGTTGAATCTTTACAAGCTGTACCTGATTGTGGATAAAGAAAATTCGAAAGCCATTCATATATACAGTAAATTGGGATTCCACACTGAAGGTGAATTAATCGATGAATTTTTTGTCAACGGCTCTTATCATACCGCTATCAGAATGTGTACTTTCCAACATCACTATTTTGCTAATAAATTTTGCCAATAA
- the mgtE gene encoding magnesium transporter, whose product MSQSAFTPDNTTVANQHSQKLAHARQHLLSLFIHDKLFVDTLLGQADEHSAISDEQLLEKIEEVSALLTSLHAADIADILEALPYDERLALWRLIDNRQRGEVLVEASIPVWDNLIKDMSDVELLRAIGKLHVDEQAYIAEYLPRDTTRRLLTYLEPRQRNRIREVLQYHKDSIGQMMDFEFVTVRGNVTLGAVQRFLRSRGDIPETTDKIFVIDRKNRLQGELPLTTLLTNVPGKFVSEVMNTDTVTFLPEQKGEDAASAFERYDLVSAAVVDNNGRLMGRLTVEDIVDTLSEETDTNIRRMGGLSREEDVFAPVGQAVKTRWTWLAINLCTAFVASRVIGLFEHTISQLVALATLMPIVAGIGGNTGNQTITMIVRALALHQIQTGSFSYLLLRELGVAFINGIIWGGIMGVITYLLYGDLAMGGVMTLAMVLNLIMAALMGVLIPFIMMKLGRDPAIGSSVMITAITDTGGFFIFLGLATLFLV is encoded by the coding sequence ATGTCACAATCGGCCTTTACGCCTGATAATACCACCGTTGCCAACCAGCATTCCCAAAAACTGGCACATGCCCGTCAACACCTGCTTTCACTGTTTATCCACGATAAGCTGTTTGTCGATACCTTATTGGGGCAAGCTGATGAACATTCAGCGATCAGTGACGAGCAGTTACTGGAGAAAATAGAGGAAGTCAGTGCGCTGCTGACCAGCCTGCACGCTGCCGATATCGCCGACATTCTGGAAGCCTTGCCTTATGATGAACGTCTTGCTTTATGGCGCTTGATTGACAATCGCCAGCGCGGTGAGGTTTTAGTAGAAGCGTCCATCCCCGTTTGGGATAACCTGATCAAGGATATGTCTGACGTTGAGCTGTTACGCGCCATCGGTAAGCTGCATGTAGATGAACAGGCTTATATCGCAGAGTATCTTCCCCGCGATACCACCCGCCGCCTGCTGACCTATCTGGAGCCAAGACAACGCAATCGTATCCGGGAAGTGTTGCAGTACCATAAAGACAGTATCGGCCAAATGATGGATTTCGAGTTCGTGACCGTGCGGGGCAATGTGACACTCGGTGCTGTTCAGCGCTTTTTACGTTCCCGCGGCGATATTCCTGAAACCACCGATAAGATCTTTGTTATTGACCGCAAAAATCGCCTACAGGGAGAGCTTCCGCTCACCACGTTGCTCACTAACGTACCGGGTAAATTCGTTTCCGAAGTCATGAATACGGATACCGTGACTTTCCTGCCGGAGCAAAAAGGGGAAGATGCCGCCAGTGCGTTCGAACGTTATGACCTGGTTTCTGCCGCCGTGGTAGACAATAACGGGCGCCTAATGGGACGCCTGACGGTTGAAGATATTGTTGATACCTTGAGCGAAGAAACGGATACCAATATTCGCCGCATGGGGGGCTTAAGCCGTGAAGAAGACGTTTTTGCCCCTGTGGGTCAGGCGGTCAAAACTCGCTGGACGTGGCTTGCCATCAATTTGTGCACCGCTTTTGTCGCATCACGGGTTATCGGGCTTTTTGAGCATACCATTTCCCAACTCGTTGCCCTTGCGACTCTGATGCCCATCGTTGCAGGGATTGGCGGCAATACCGGTAATCAGACCATTACCATGATCGTCCGCGCGCTCGCGCTCCATCAAATCCAGACAGGCAGTTTTTCTTACCTGCTATTAAGGGAACTGGGGGTTGCCTTTATCAACGGCATTATCTGGGGCGGAATAATGGGTGTTATCACTTATCTGCTCTATGGTGACCTTGCGATGGGAGGCGTCATGACCCTGGCGATGGTATTGAACCTCATAATGGCCGCGCTGATGGGCGTATTGATCCCGTTTATTATGATGAAACTGGGCAGAGATCCGGCCATTGGCTCCAGTGTGATGATCACCGCCATTACGGATACCGGCGGGTTCTTTATCTTTTTGGGATTGGCAACGTTGTTTTTGGTTTAG
- the ppx gene encoding exopolyphosphatase, with translation MPLKHDTPIPKPQEIATIDLGSNSFHMVIARIVNGALQVIGRLKKRVYLADGLNSKNALSEEAINRGLNCLSLFAERLQGFSANNVCLVGTHSLREATNVQEFLQRAKEVIPYPIEIISGHEEARLIFMGVEHTQPEKGRKLVIDIGGGSTELVIGEDFEPLLIESRRMGCVSFSRQFFPDGVINEHNFRKARLQAAQKLENLVWQFRTKGWDFALGASGTIKAIHELLVKLGEKDGLITPERLNMLVKRILKYKNFNELELPGLSNDRKQTFVPGLSILCGIFDALHIQELRLSQGALREGVLYEMEDRFRHQDIRQRTAKSLAEHYNIDREQAGRVWDTAKNLYDQWAEQNPKRVHPQLEAILLWAAMLHEVGLSINLSGLQRHSAYILQNTELPGFTQEQQLLLATLVRYHRKTVKVHEHPRFYLFKKKQYLPMLKILRLATLLNNQRQSTTTPESLRLETDHGHWTLYLPQDYLKQNALVLLDLEQEQSYWGDVTGWHLQIKEESI, from the coding sequence ATGCCGTTGAAACATGACACCCCAATACCCAAACCTCAAGAGATTGCCACAATTGATTTGGGTTCCAATAGCTTTCACATGGTGATCGCCCGTATTGTTAACGGTGCATTACAGGTGATTGGGCGTTTAAAAAAGCGGGTTTATCTTGCCGATGGTTTAAACAGCAAAAATGCGTTAAGCGAAGAAGCCATAAACCGTGGCCTGAATTGTCTTTCCCTGTTTGCCGAACGGTTACAGGGTTTTTCCGCCAATAATGTCTGTTTAGTGGGAACACATAGTTTACGTGAAGCGACCAACGTACAAGAATTTTTGCAACGGGCAAAAGAAGTTATCCCCTATCCCATTGAAATTATCTCTGGCCATGAAGAAGCCCGCCTGATTTTTATGGGCGTTGAGCACACCCAACCGGAAAAAGGCCGGAAACTGGTGATTGATATTGGCGGAGGCTCCACAGAATTGGTCATCGGTGAAGACTTCGAACCGCTATTGATTGAGAGCCGCCGTATGGGTTGTGTCAGTTTTTCCCGTCAATTCTTTCCGGACGGTGTGATTAATGAACATAATTTTCGCAAGGCACGACTCCAGGCGGCACAAAAACTGGAAAATCTCGTTTGGCAATTTCGAACCAAAGGCTGGGATTTTGCCTTGGGTGCGTCAGGCACGATCAAAGCCATACACGAACTCTTGGTGAAATTGGGTGAAAAAGATGGCCTGATTACACCAGAACGCTTAAACATGCTGGTGAAACGCATCCTGAAATATAAAAATTTCAACGAGCTGGAATTGCCGGGATTGTCCAATGACCGCAAACAAACATTTGTTCCCGGCCTGTCAATTTTGTGCGGTATTTTCGATGCCCTGCATATTCAGGAATTACGCTTGTCTCAAGGTGCATTGCGGGAAGGTGTACTTTATGAAATGGAAGATCGTTTCCGTCATCAGGATATTCGCCAGAGAACCGCCAAAAGCCTTGCCGAACACTATAATATCGATCGGGAACAGGCCGGCCGCGTTTGGGATACCGCCAAAAACCTGTATGACCAATGGGCAGAACAGAATCCCAAACGGGTTCATCCACAACTGGAAGCGATTCTATTGTGGGCAGCCATGCTGCATGAAGTGGGTTTAAGCATTAATTTAAGTGGGTTGCAACGGCATTCAGCTTATATCCTGCAAAATACCGAATTACCGGGGTTCACCCAAGAACAGCAATTATTGCTGGCAACACTGGTGCGTTATCACCGTAAAACGGTTAAAGTCCATGAGCATCCCCGCTTCTATCTGTTTAAGAAAAAACAGTATCTTCCTATGTTGAAGATATTACGCTTGGCAACCTTGTTGAATAACCAACGCCAATCAACTACCACACCGGAGTCACTGAGGTTAGAAACCGATCATGGCCATTGGACACTCTACCTGCCCCAAGATTATTTAAAACAAAATGCGCTGGTCTTGCTCGATCTGGAACAAGAGCAAAGCTATTGGGGTGACGTGACTGGCTGGCACTTACAGATTAAAGAGGAATCGATTTAA
- the upp gene encoding uracil phosphoribosyltransferase — MKIVEVNHPLVKHKLGLMRDHDISTKRFRELASEVGSLLTYEATADLDVEKVTIEGWCGPVEIEQIKGKKITVVPILRAGLGMMDGVLENIPSARISVVGVYRDEETLEPVPYFQKLVSDINERMALVVDPMLATGGSMIATIDLLKKAGCPVIKVLVLVAAPEGIAALEKAHPDVELYTASIDQYLNEHGYIVPGLGDAGDKIFGTK; from the coding sequence ATGAAGATCGTTGAGGTTAATCACCCGCTAGTTAAACATAAACTTGGTCTGATGCGAGATCATGATATAAGCACCAAACGCTTTCGTGAACTGGCCTCAGAGGTGGGTAGTCTTCTGACCTATGAAGCAACTGCTGATTTAGACGTTGAAAAAGTGACCATTGAGGGATGGTGTGGTCCGGTAGAGATAGAGCAGATTAAAGGGAAAAAAATTACGGTCGTTCCTATCCTGCGTGCGGGTTTGGGCATGATGGATGGCGTACTGGAAAATATCCCCAGTGCGCGAATCAGCGTGGTTGGTGTGTATCGTGATGAAGAGACCCTTGAGCCTGTGCCTTATTTCCAGAAATTAGTTTCTGATATCAATGAGCGCATGGCATTGGTTGTCGATCCGATGCTGGCAACCGGTGGCTCCATGATTGCGACCATTGATTTGCTGAAAAAAGCGGGATGTCCTGTTATTAAGGTATTGGTGTTGGTGGCTGCGCCGGAAGGGATCGCGGCACTGGAGAAAGCTCACCCTGATGTTGAACTGTATACCGCTTCAATTGATCAATATCTCAATGAGCATGGATATATCGTCCCAGGTTTAGGGGATGCAGGTGATAAAATATTTGGTACTAAATAA
- a CDS encoding DUF6136 family protein — protein sequence MKVYITLLLFRLRHYSNVTSEILKKRMGVTLFFLLIISPMAMPFLSQMRLLATPILALTDDHNIYHVLFIWSLLSISFIVICSIQTKGISGGNCQNFLETLPISKSIINSLNLSLLFIIDIPIFLPFFAAMLFCHEGGGNIVFLKKEIIILLLMMYFLFFQLIFLYSPHSCLIVFLLSLFIPFVMSITSLLTIKIFSFLVVYVFIYKIKNFQFVFFKKTKPLKIVDPNKGFKSNVGMISFYYLFGLKYINQRINLFIILIVPILILLLLNSMGLSFSVVILLAAFFHVILIFQTSALLYTMISLHMPMLGLFRSFCISEKNILSAILNVLSITMIVLTIPLVITLCYSKLTAIAIFILPITLFLFRIICILQKNRSGFIFKFLLFNISVFTIWEGSCLIHNLNI from the coding sequence ATGAAAGTTTATATTACACTTTTACTTTTTCGTCTCCGACATTATTCTAATGTCACATCTGAAATACTTAAAAAACGCATGGGTGTCACGCTATTTTTTCTTTTAATTATTTCTCCTATGGCAATGCCATTTTTATCACAGATGCGCCTGTTAGCCACTCCTATTTTAGCATTAACTGATGATCATAATATTTATCATGTGTTATTTATATGGTCTTTATTATCAATTTCATTCATTGTTATTTGTAGCATCCAGACAAAAGGTATTAGTGGCGGAAATTGTCAGAATTTTTTAGAGACTTTACCAATCAGTAAAAGTATTATAAATTCATTGAATTTGTCTTTACTATTCATTATTGATATTCCCATTTTTTTGCCATTCTTTGCTGCAATGTTATTTTGTCATGAAGGGGGGGGCAATATTGTTTTTTTAAAAAAAGAAATAATAATTTTATTGTTAATGATGTATTTTTTGTTTTTTCAATTGATTTTCCTCTATTCGCCACATTCTTGTTTAATTGTTTTTTTATTGTCATTATTTATCCCTTTTGTGATGTCTATTACATCATTGCTCACCATAAAAATATTTTCATTTTTGGTGGTATATGTATTTATTTATAAAATTAAAAACTTTCAATTTGTTTTTTTTAAAAAAACAAAACCCCTAAAAATAGTTGACCCAAATAAAGGCTTTAAATCAAATGTCGGAATGATATCATTTTATTACTTGTTTGGTTTGAAATATATAAACCAAAGAATAAATTTATTTATTATTTTAATTGTTCCCATTTTAATACTTTTATTATTAAATTCTATGGGCTTGAGTTTCTCAGTTGTTATTTTACTTGCTGCATTTTTTCATGTAATTCTCATATTTCAAACATCAGCTCTTTTATATACAATGATTTCTTTGCATATGCCGATGCTTGGATTATTTAGGTCTTTTTGTATATCAGAAAAAAATATTTTATCTGCAATTTTAAATGTTTTATCAATAACAATGATTGTACTAACCATTCCTCTTGTTATAACTTTGTGTTATAGTAAATTAACGGCCATAGCTATTTTTATTTTACCAATAACACTTTTCCTATTTAGGATTATCTGCATATTACAAAAAAATAGATCTGGATTTATTTTTAAATTTTTATTATTCAATATATCAGTATTTACTATATGGGAAGGGAGTTGTTTAATACATAATTTAAATATATAA
- a CDS encoding YfgG family protein: MKKKPVQIIQLILFISFLILFGRFIYSFVAALEHHQQIQQQTEKSLN; the protein is encoded by the coding sequence ATGAAAAAGAAACCTGTTCAAATTATCCAATTGATCCTGTTTATCAGCTTCTTAATTTTATTTGGGCGCTTTATCTATTCATTTGTGGCAGCATTGGAGCATCACCAGCAAATACAGCAACAAACAGAGAAATCGCTCAATTAA
- the purN gene encoding phosphoribosylglycinamide formyltransferase, which yields MKKIVVLVSGNGSNLQSIIDACQQNRINGHIAAVFSNKADAYGLQRAERADIPAHFINPQAYADRASYDIALRQAIDQYAPDLVVLAGYMRILSPGFVQHYHGRLLNIHPSLLPKYPGLHTHRKAIENGDQEHGTSVHFVTEELDGGPVILQAKVPIFAGDQEEDVSKRVQTQEHSIYPLVIGWFLDQRLVMERNSAIMDGQILPPQGYASE from the coding sequence ATGAAAAAAATTGTCGTTTTAGTCTCCGGCAATGGCAGCAATCTGCAATCCATCATCGACGCCTGCCAACAAAACCGAATTAATGGGCATATTGCCGCCGTCTTTAGTAATAAAGCCGATGCCTATGGCCTGCAACGTGCTGAACGGGCCGATATCCCTGCCCACTTTATCAACCCGCAAGCCTATGCAGATCGTGCAAGCTATGATATCGCCCTACGCCAAGCCATTGATCAATATGCTCCCGATTTAGTGGTTTTAGCGGGTTATATGCGAATTTTATCGCCCGGATTTGTCCAACACTATCATGGGCGTCTGCTCAATATTCACCCTTCTCTGTTGCCTAAATATCCCGGCCTGCATACCCATCGAAAAGCGATTGAAAACGGTGATCAAGAACATGGCACCTCTGTCCATTTCGTGACGGAAGAATTAGACGGTGGCCCGGTTATTTTACAAGCTAAAGTGCCCATTTTTGCGGGAGATCAGGAAGAAGATGTGAGCAAGCGGGTACAAACGCAAGAACACAGTATTTATCCTTTGGTTATCGGCTGGTTTTTAGATCAGCGTCTGGTTATGGAAAGGAACAGCGCAATAATGGATGGCCAGATTCTACCCCCACAAGGTTACGCATCGGAATAA
- the purM gene encoding phosphoribosylformylglycinamidine cyclo-ligase, whose protein sequence is MTNKTSLSYKDAGVDIDAGNALVNRIKGVVKQTRRPEVMGGLGGFGALCALPQKYREPVLVSGTDGVGTKLRLAMDLKRHDTIGIDLVAMCVNDLVVQGAEPLFFLDYYATGKLDVDTAASVITGIAEGCKQAGCALVGGETAEMPGMYHGEDYDVAGFCVGVVEKSAIIDGSQVQAGDALIALASSGPHSNGYSLIRKILEVSQANPETTELEGKPLADHLLAPTQIYVKSILELIEKVDVHAIAHLTGGGFWENIPRVLPENRQARIDAGSWQWPAIFTWLQQAGHVSEHEMYRTFNCGVGMIIALPQSQAAQAISYLQASGENAWQIGIITELNADEQPVVIIK, encoded by the coding sequence GTGACCAACAAAACCTCTCTTAGCTATAAAGATGCCGGTGTCGATATTGATGCTGGTAATGCCTTAGTCAATCGTATTAAAGGTGTCGTAAAACAGACCCGTCGCCCCGAAGTGATGGGAGGATTAGGTGGTTTCGGTGCATTATGTGCCCTGCCACAAAAATATCGTGAACCCGTGTTGGTTTCCGGTACCGATGGCGTTGGGACTAAACTGCGTCTGGCCATGGACTTGAAACGCCATGACACGATCGGCATTGATTTGGTTGCCATGTGTGTCAATGATCTGGTTGTTCAGGGCGCCGAGCCGCTTTTCTTCCTTGATTACTACGCTACCGGCAAACTGGATGTCGATACCGCCGCCAGTGTTATCACGGGCATAGCAGAAGGCTGCAAACAAGCCGGTTGTGCATTGGTCGGGGGTGAAACCGCAGAAATGCCCGGCATGTATCACGGTGAAGATTATGATGTCGCCGGTTTTTGCGTTGGTGTCGTTGAAAAATCAGCCATTATTGACGGCAGTCAGGTTCAGGCCGGGGATGCCCTGATTGCACTTGCCTCCAGCGGGCCACACTCTAATGGCTATTCTCTGATCCGTAAAATCCTTGAGGTCAGTCAGGCAAATCCAGAAACGACCGAGCTTGAAGGAAAACCTCTCGCAGATCATCTGCTTGCCCCCACGCAAATTTACGTCAAATCCATCCTTGAACTGATTGAAAAAGTTGACGTTCATGCGATTGCACACCTGACCGGCGGTGGCTTCTGGGAAAATATTCCGCGTGTACTGCCAGAAAACAGGCAGGCCAGAATTGATGCCGGCAGTTGGCAATGGCCGGCCATTTTTACCTGGTTACAGCAAGCCGGTCATGTCAGCGAGCACGAAATGTACCGCACATTTAACTGTGGTGTGGGTATGATCATCGCCCTGCCCCAATCTCAGGCAGCACAGGCGATTTCATATCTGCAAGCCTCAGGCGAAAATGCGTGGCAAATCGGTATCATTACCGAACTCAATGCTGATGAGCAACCGGTTGTTATTATCAAGTAA